In Entelurus aequoreus isolate RoL-2023_Sb linkage group LG02, RoL_Eaeq_v1.1, whole genome shotgun sequence, one genomic interval encodes:
- the apip gene encoding methylthioribulose-1-phosphate dehydratase isoform X1, with protein sequence MTEKHPEGYTNKSLLPEEMSSLCGTNNDDHVEGRGSAKEEDKEHPRVLIPELCRLFYQLGWVTGTGGGISLRRGEHIYIAPSGVQKERIQPEDMFVCDVEERDISCPPVWKQLKKSQCTPLFMNAYTMRRAQAVIHTHSKAAVMATLLYTGKEFRITHQEMIKGIRKGTTGTNYRYDDTLVVPIIENTPEEKDLKGRMVQAMDEYPDSCAVLVRRHGVYVWGESWEKAKTMCECYDYLFDIAVQMKQCGLDPSALPVEEKGIV encoded by the exons GAAATGTCATCATTGTGTGGCACCAACAATGATGACCACGTTGAAGGTCGAGGCTCGGCAAAAGAAGAG GACAAGGAGCATCCCCGTGTACTCATTCCCGAACTCTGTCGGCTCTTCTACCAGCTGGGATGGGTGACAGGGACAGGAGGAGGGATCAGCTTGAGAAGAGG AGAGCACATCTACATTGCGCCTTCGGGGGTTCAGAAAGAGAGAATACAG CCAGAAGACATGTTTGTCTGTGATGTGGAGGAGCGAGACATCAGCTGTCCACCTGTCTGGAAACAACTCAAGAAGAGCCAATGCACTCCACTCTTTATGAACGCATATACGATGAGAA GGGCACAGGCAGTTATCCACACCCACTCCAAAGCTGCTGTCATGGCAACACTGCTGTACACTGGCAAGGAGTTCAGAATAACACACCAGGAGATGATAAAGGGGATCCGTAAGGGCACCACAGGCACCAACTATCG CTATGATGACACCCTGGTGGTGCCTATTATTGAGAATACCCCGGAAgagaaggacttgaaaggacgaATGGTTCAGGCTATGGACGAATACCCTGATTCATGCGCCGTCCTCGTTCGGAGACATGGTGTCTATGTGTGGGGCGAGTCTTGGGAAAAAGCCAAAACCAT GTGTGAATGCTACGACTACCTGTTTGATATCGCTGTCCAGATGAAGCAGTGTGGACTGGACCCTTCAGCGCTTCCAGTAGAAGAGAAAGGAATAGTTTGA
- the apip gene encoding methylthioribulose-1-phosphate dehydratase isoform X2: MSSLCGTNNDDHVEGRGSAKEEDKEHPRVLIPELCRLFYQLGWVTGTGGGISLRRGEHIYIAPSGVQKERIQPEDMFVCDVEERDISCPPVWKQLKKSQCTPLFMNAYTMRRAQAVIHTHSKAAVMATLLYTGKEFRITHQEMIKGIRKGTTGTNYRYDDTLVVPIIENTPEEKDLKGRMVQAMDEYPDSCAVLVRRHGVYVWGESWEKAKTMCECYDYLFDIAVQMKQCGLDPSALPVEEKGIV; this comes from the exons ATGTCATCATTGTGTGGCACCAACAATGATGACCACGTTGAAGGTCGAGGCTCGGCAAAAGAAGAG GACAAGGAGCATCCCCGTGTACTCATTCCCGAACTCTGTCGGCTCTTCTACCAGCTGGGATGGGTGACAGGGACAGGAGGAGGGATCAGCTTGAGAAGAGG AGAGCACATCTACATTGCGCCTTCGGGGGTTCAGAAAGAGAGAATACAG CCAGAAGACATGTTTGTCTGTGATGTGGAGGAGCGAGACATCAGCTGTCCACCTGTCTGGAAACAACTCAAGAAGAGCCAATGCACTCCACTCTTTATGAACGCATATACGATGAGAA GGGCACAGGCAGTTATCCACACCCACTCCAAAGCTGCTGTCATGGCAACACTGCTGTACACTGGCAAGGAGTTCAGAATAACACACCAGGAGATGATAAAGGGGATCCGTAAGGGCACCACAGGCACCAACTATCG CTATGATGACACCCTGGTGGTGCCTATTATTGAGAATACCCCGGAAgagaaggacttgaaaggacgaATGGTTCAGGCTATGGACGAATACCCTGATTCATGCGCCGTCCTCGTTCGGAGACATGGTGTCTATGTGTGGGGCGAGTCTTGGGAAAAAGCCAAAACCAT GTGTGAATGCTACGACTACCTGTTTGATATCGCTGTCCAGATGAAGCAGTGTGGACTGGACCCTTCAGCGCTTCCAGTAGAAGAGAAAGGAATAGTTTGA